One genomic window of Leptospira paudalimensis includes the following:
- a CDS encoding response regulator, which yields MSKGYIICVDDEVSVLETLAEQLLARFGESHIIETASSAEEALSLIDEIIGSNDIVELIVSDQVMPGMKGDRFLEQVHQRLPDAIKILLTGQAGLDSAIYAINNGGLSRYVEKPWNIEELSKDIKDLLDKFRQNLENQHLIQALNRRILELETNQPK from the coding sequence ATGAGTAAAGGTTATATTATATGTGTCGATGATGAAGTATCAGTGTTGGAGACGCTTGCGGAACAACTACTGGCTCGGTTTGGAGAATCCCATATCATCGAGACAGCAAGTAGTGCAGAAGAAGCACTTTCCCTCATTGATGAAATCATTGGTAGTAACGATATTGTAGAACTCATCGTTTCTGATCAGGTGATGCCAGGAATGAAAGGGGATCGATTTTTGGAACAGGTGCACCAACGCCTCCCAGATGCGATCAAAATCCTTCTCACAGGGCAAGCGGGACTTGATTCCGCAATTTACGCCATCAATAATGGGGGACTCAGTCGGTATGTCGAAAAACCTTGGAACATTGAAGAGTTATCCAAAGACATCAAAGACTTACTGGATAAGTTCCGTCAAAATTTGGAAAACCAACACCTTATCCAAGCCCTCAACCGTAGGATCTTGGAGTTGGAAACAAACCAACCAAAATAA